The Manis javanica isolate MJ-LG chromosome 4, MJ_LKY, whole genome shotgun sequence genome contains a region encoding:
- the TACSTD2 gene encoding tumor-associated calcium signal transducer 2, which translates to MASGPALPSPRLQLLLLLVLAAVTGRAAAQENCTCPTNKMTVCSRGGPGGRCQCRAVGSGFEVDCSTLTSKCLLLKARMAAPKSGRGLVRPSEHALVDNDGLYDPDCDHEGRFKARQCNQTSVCWCVNSVGVRRTDKGDLSLRCDELVRTHHILIDLRHRPAARAFNHSDLDAELRRLFHERYKLHPRFVTAVHYEQPTVQIELQQNASQKFAGDVDIADAAYYFERDVKGESLFLGRGDLDMRVRGEPLLVERTLIYYLDEKPPQFSMKRLTAGVIAVIVVVVVALIAGVAVLVISNRRKSGKYKKVEVKELGELRKEPSL; encoded by the coding sequence ATGGCCTCGGGCCCCGCGCTGCCGTCGCCACGGCTGCAGCTGCTCCTGCTGCTGGTTCTGGCGGCGGTGACCGGCCGCGCGGCCGCGCAAGAAAACTGCACGTGCCCCACCAACAAGATGACCGTCTGCAGCCGGGGCGGCCCGGGTGGCCGCTGCCAGTGCCGCGCGGTCGGCTCGGGCTTCGAGGTCGACTGCTCCACGCTGACCTCCAAGTGCCTGCTGCTCAAGGCGCGCATGGCTGCCCCCAAGAGCGGCCGCGGGCTGGTGCGGCCGAGCGAGCACGCGCTTGTGGACAACGACGGCCTGTACGACCCCGACTGCGACCACGAGGGCCGCTTCAAGGCCCGCCAGTGCAACCAGACGTCGGTGTGCTGGTGCGTGAACTCGGTGGGCGTGCGCCGCACGGACAAGGGCGACCTGAGCCTGCGCTGCGACGAGCTGGTGCGCACCCACCACATCCTCATCGACCTGCGCCACCGCCCGGCCGCCCGCGCCTTCAACCACTCGGACTTGGACGCCGAGTTGCGGCGGCTCTTCCACGAGCGCTACAAGCTGCACCCCAGGTTCGTGACGGCCGTGCACTACGAGCAGCCCACTGTCCAGATCGAGCTGCAGCAGAACGCGTCGCAGAAGTTTGCCGGAGACGTGGATATCGCGGACGCCGCCTACTACTTCGAAAGGGACGTCAAGGGCGAGTCGCTGTTCCTGGGCCGCGGGGACCTGGACATGCGCGTGCGCGGCGAGCCCCTGCTGGTGGAGCGGACCCTCATCTACTACCTGGACGAGAAGCCCCCCCAGTTCTCCATGAAGCGCCTCACGGCCGGCGTCATAGCCGTCATCGTGGTGGTCGTGGTGGCCCTCATCGCCGGCGTGGCCGTCCTGGTGATCAGCAACCGGAGGAAGTCGGGGAAGTACAAGAAGGTGGAGGTCAAAGAACTGGGGGAGTTGAGAAAGGAACCGAGCTTGTAG